One window of the Magnolia sinica isolate HGM2019 chromosome 19, MsV1, whole genome shotgun sequence genome contains the following:
- the LOC131234551 gene encoding uncharacterized protein LOC131234551: MAKTSEVDGVCGRDGYDAVVVGSGYGGSVAACRMSMAGIKVCLIEKGRRWEAQDFPTNSFQIISTVRMENRNWGISFGPKDGLFQIHEQDDSLAGTVCGLGGGSLVNAGVMVSTPVRARRDPKWPKEWQHDWEICEISALGMLRPQSIPLEFGNSRVMRGISDEIEDCSKNSIKLSVNFGQEVGPSPMGSQPLDKCLACGNCMSGCPYNAKNSLDKNYLATAIQAGCTVITECQVQYVVKNPDDDFQDDSRIGGNQRRRWRVYLDDLEYVYCDFVVLSAGVLGTAQILFQSERRGLRLSERLGFGFSCNGNNVAYVAGSSAPLNAYGLNKKQFSTIPFQDRPGPVISSSYTSSLGFTIQSAVLPTSYPYLLFKGISTYGWPTCYWFLHGVIDKLKYMVGLKASQAMVFNLIGHDTSDGRITLDKSTDRICFTPPHDPLLPWKIQALQKLTKRIGGILFMSRNRSTSVHLLGGCNVASDPSHGVCNPSGQVFDPNGPSDTVHPGLYVCDASLIPCSVGINPCLTIATAAEHVSKHLVQDILKYKSLNQSPIQFSVAEPIIPIDLHDLKFSDKVVDSMLVAGTDGKSDVRLRSSDEVSMLRREDSAVMFRETMRGYVGGMPCTAYLEMKMNSGGSSGCDEGNTAAGGPHSLLRGKVGGYVVFPAVEKDKLYIVDGKVDLCSIDRQTPYTQCMQYRLLLATASGSRYILEGRKIMNPYLLASYAWRESTTLHVSFKMVHQTDGPDKRRCGSSRTEQLNLTGELHLSMMDLLMCLISMRGSQRWKFLYLFLQSLCRTYITQRPRSIHEEFKHLDMNQRAYPPCILHEITTDDGFVISCKQWKCNQNAWRSDGEKPLHPVLLINGHSTESYWLPTESRDLVRTLVEEGYETWLLQPRLHPLHLSKDFTIDDIGKFDIPAAIAKMRELHGPSVKVHVIAHCVGGLSIHIALMGGHVSATQIASLSCTNSSMFFKLTTSSLVKMRLPLIPISMAILGKNRVLSMFANSKDNLRHRLLKAIAKLIPRYERCTCDECEVFSGIFGNTFWHENVSPTMHQLLKESLPMLPMSAFPHLRKICLAGHIIDSNGCDAYLMHSERMAVPTLYVSGGRNLLVTPQTSFLANQYMRLHQPGFTHRRVVVDGFGHSDLWIGEESYKRVFPHILSHMKLVEQGSNGGKNMEESKFNKDSLSWADSNDGNGGFGLWVCLISILVFLLLIFLGFY, encoded by the exons GGACCCGAAATGGCCAAAGGAATGGCAGCATGACTGGGAAATCTGTGAAATATCAGCATTGGGAATGCTGAGGCCACAGAGTATTCCACTGGAATTTGGCAATTCTAGAGTCATGAGAGGAATATCCGATGAAATCGAAGACTGCAGCAAGAATTCGATCAAGCTAAGTGTGAATTTTGGCCAGGAGGTGGGGCCCAGTCCGATGGGATCACAGCCGTTGGATAAATGCTTAGCGTGTGGTAATTGCATGTCAGGATGTCCTTACAATGCCAAGAACTCATTAGACAAGAACTACTTGGCGACGGCGATTCAG GCTGGATGTACAGTGATAACAGAATGTCAAGTTCAGTATGTGGTGAAAAACCCAGATGACGATTTCCAAGATGACAGTAGGATCGGTGGAAATCAACGGCGAAGATGGCGAGTCTACTTGGATGATCTCGAATATGTATACTGTGATTTTGTGGTTCTTTCAG CCGGAGTTCTGGGGACGGCGCAGATACTCTTCCAATCAGAAAGGAGAGGTTTGAGGCTCTCAGAGAGGCTCGGTTTCGGATTCAGCTGCAATGGGAACAATGTAGCCTACGTCGCCGGAAGCTCTGCACCGTTGAATGCTTATGGACTGAATAAGAAGCAATTCTCAACCATTCCTTTCCAAGATCGGCCCGGCCCAGTGATCTCTTCATCATACACTTCTTCTCTGGGGTTCACAATTCAG AGTGCAGTGCTTCCAACATCATATCCTTACTTGCTATTTAAGGGGATCTCAACGTATGGATGGCCCACTTGTTACTGGTTCTTACACGGTGTGATCGACAAGTTGAAGTATATGGTGGGCCTGAAAGCTAGCCAAGCAATGGTGTTCAACTTAATAGGGCATGACACCAGTGATGGGAGAATTACATTAGACAAATCAACGGACAGGATCTGTTTCACTCCTCCCCACGATCCACTGCTTCCCTGGAAAATCCAGGCACTTCAGAAGCTCACAAAGAGGATAGGAGGGATCTTGTTCATGTCGAGGAACCGCAGCACTTCGGTGCACCTCTTAGGAGGGTGCAATGTAGCATCTGACCCTTCACATGGAGTATGCAATCCAAGTGGTCAGGTTTTCGATCCGAACGGTCCATCCGATACGGTCCACCCTGGACTATACGTCTGTGATGCCTCCTTGATCCCTTGCTCAGTTGGAATCAATCCTTGCCTTACTATTGCTACGGCCGCAGAACACGTTAGTAAGCACTTGGTGCAAGATATTCTGAAGTATAAGAGCTTGAATCAGAGTCCCATTCAATTTAGTGTCGCAGAACCAATCATTCCCATTGATTTACATGATTTGAAGTTCAGCGACAAAGTTGTGGATTCGATGCTAGTGGCAGGAACTGATGGAAAATCAGATGTGCGGTTGAGATCTTCAGATGAAGTGTCCATGTTGAGGAGGGAAGACAGTGCAGTCATGTTTAGAGAGACCATGAGAGGCTATGTAGGGGGAATGCCATGTACAGCTTATCTTGAAATGAAGATGAACTCAGGCGGTTCGAGTGGCTGTGATGAAGGGAACAcagcagctggtgggccacactcgctCCTGAGAGGAAAGGTTGGTGGGTATGTCGTATTTCCAGCCGTTGAGAAGGATAAGCTATATATTGTAGATGGGAAGGTGGATCTTTGCAGCATAGACCGTCAAACTCCGTATACGCAATGCATGCAGTACCGTCTGCTACTAGCGACGGCCTCCGGTTCAAG ATACATCCTTGAGGGGAGGAAGATCATGAATCCATATCTCCTGGCATCTTATGCTTGGAGAGAATCTACGACGCTGCACGTCAGTTTCAAGATGGTCCATCAAACGGATGGTCCTGATAAGAGAAGGTGCGGCAGTTCAAGAACGGAACAATTGAATCTCACAGGGGAGCTTCATTTATCAATGATGGATCTACTAATGTGCTTGATTAGCATGAGAGGGAGCCAGAGATGGAAGTTTCTATACCTTTTTTTACAAAGCCTCTGTAGAACATACATCACTCAACGGCCGCGATCGATCCATGAGGAATTCAAACACTTAGACATGAATCAGAGAGCTTACCCTCCTTGCATTCTTCATGAGATAACAACAG ATGATGGATTTGTTATCAGCTGCAAGCAATGGAAGTGTAATCAGAATGCTTGGAGATCCGACGGTGAGAAGCCACTGCATCCGGTTCTACTGATCAATGGCCATTCTACTGAGAGTTACTGGCTACCAACTGAGTCAAGAGATCTGGTTAGAACTTTAGTAGAAGAAGGATATGAGACATGGCTACTTCAACCAAGGCTACACCCTCTGCACCTTTCGAAGGACTTCACCATCGACGATATCGGAAAGTTCGACATCCCCGCCG CGATTGCTAAGATGAGGGAGTTGCATGGGCCATCTGTGAAAGTTCATGTGATTGCACACTGCGTGGGAGGATTATCAATTCATATAGCACTCATGGGAGGCCATGTCTCTGCAACCCAAATAGCATCTCTCTCTTGCACTAACTCTTCCATGTTCTTCAAGCTCACTACTTCATCATTAGTTAAGATGAGGCTTCCACTCATTCct ATCTCCATGGCGATACTAGGCAAGAACCGAGTCCTATCGATGTTTGCCAACTCCAAGGACAACCTCCGGCACCGCCTCCTGAAAGCCATAGCGAAGCTCATACCGCGCTATGAGCGGTGCACCTGCGACGAGTGTGAGGTCTTCTCGGGCATCTTCGGCAACACGTTCTGGCACGaaaatgtgagccccaccatgcaCCAACTTCTCAAGGAAAGCCTACCGATGCTGCCCATGTCCGCCTTCCCCCACCTTAGGAAGATATGCCTGGCGGGCCACATCATCGACTCCAATGGCTGCGATGCTTATCTGATGCATTCCGAGAGGATGGCGGTCCCGACACTATACGTCTCCGGTGGGCGGAACCTTTTGGTGACCCCACAAACCTCGTTTCTTGCTAATCAATACATGAGGTTGCACCAACCTGGGTTCACTCATAGAAGGGTGGTGGTGGATGGTTTTGGACATTCGGACCTTTGGATTGGAGAAGAGTCCTACAAGAGAGTGTTTCCACACATCCTATCACACATGAAACTAGTGGAACAAGGAAGCAATGGGGGTAAGAACATGGAAGAGTCCAAGTTTAATAAGGACTCCTTGTCATGGGCTGACTCAAATGATGGGAATGGAGGATTTGGGCTTTGGGTTTGTTTGATCTCTATATTGGTGTTTTTGTTGTTGATTTTCTTGGGTTTTTACTAG